A genomic segment from Campylobacter concisus encodes:
- the serA gene encoding phosphoglycerate dehydrogenase, whose translation MMKTIIVCDAIHPVGFELLKKEQDINVIDAVNTPKDELLKILGEADVAITRSSTEVNEAFLNAGKKLKAIVRAGVGVDNVDIEGCSRRGIIAMNVPTANTIAAVELTMAHMLASARSLEYAHNDLKLDRIWKREKWYGVELFKKKLGVIGFGNIGSRVAVRAKAFGMEIIAYDPYIDPSKVIDMGGTYTKNFDDILACDFITIHTPKTKETTNMIGAKEIAKMKDGVRLINCARGGLYNEEALYEGLKSGKIAFAGIDVFTREPATDHPLLDLNNVSVTPHLGANTLESQRNIAVEAVEQAILAARGISYPNALNLPIKTEDLPPFVEPYIDLTSKMAFLAAQINKSAIKAIRIETHGQISEYANSMLTFAIVGALKESLGDAINYVNAKFLCDEKGIVTETSLGGDSIFKNKITVRLTTENGIVTVGGTVFGENQQRIVTINGFKTDFKPKGKMIIFKNHDVPGVIAQISKILADEKINIADFRLGRDDHNMALAVILVDEHIKAETLERLNALEACVWAQYAVI comes from the coding sequence ATTATGAAAACTATCATTGTTTGCGATGCGATACATCCAGTAGGTTTTGAACTTTTAAAAAAAGAGCAAGATATAAACGTAATAGACGCAGTTAATACTCCCAAAGATGAACTTTTAAAAATTTTAGGCGAGGCTGATGTTGCTATAACAAGAAGCTCAACTGAAGTAAACGAGGCCTTTTTAAACGCTGGTAAAAAACTAAAAGCTATCGTTAGAGCTGGTGTTGGTGTAGATAATGTCGATATAGAAGGATGCTCAAGGCGTGGCATAATAGCTATGAACGTTCCAACTGCAAACACTATTGCCGCGGTCGAGCTAACAATGGCGCATATGCTAGCTTCAGCTAGATCCCTTGAATACGCTCATAATGATCTAAAGCTAGATAGAATCTGGAAGCGTGAGAAATGGTATGGGGTTGAGCTTTTTAAGAAAAAGCTTGGCGTGATCGGCTTTGGAAATATTGGCTCGAGAGTAGCTGTTCGTGCAAAAGCTTTTGGTATGGAGATCATCGCTTATGATCCATATATTGACCCATCTAAAGTTATCGATATGGGCGGTACTTATACTAAAAATTTTGATGATATTTTAGCATGTGATTTTATCACGATACATACGCCAAAAACTAAAGAGACGACCAATATGATAGGCGCTAAAGAGATCGCAAAAATGAAAGATGGTGTAAGACTTATAAATTGCGCTAGAGGTGGTCTTTATAACGAAGAAGCACTTTATGAAGGACTAAAAAGTGGCAAAATAGCATTTGCTGGTATTGATGTTTTTACAAGAGAGCCAGCGACTGATCATCCGCTTCTTGATCTAAACAATGTAAGTGTCACCCCACATCTTGGAGCAAATACTCTTGAATCACAGCGAAATATCGCAGTCGAGGCAGTTGAACAAGCTATTTTGGCAGCTCGCGGTATAAGCTATCCAAATGCATTAAATTTACCTATAAAAACAGAAGATCTACCGCCATTTGTTGAGCCTTATATTGATCTTACAAGCAAGATGGCGTTTCTTGCTGCACAGATCAATAAAAGCGCGATCAAGGCTATCCGCATAGAGACTCATGGGCAGATTAGCGAATATGCAAATTCAATGCTAACTTTTGCAATCGTGGGCGCCTTAAAAGAGAGTCTTGGTGATGCGATAAATTACGTGAATGCTAAATTTTTATGCGATGAAAAAGGCATAGTGACTGAAACTAGCCTTGGTGGAGATAGTATTTTTAAAAATAAAATCACCGTTCGCTTAACTACCGAAAATGGCATTGTAACCGTAGGTGGAACGGTATTTGGTGAAAATCAGCAACGCATCGTAACGATAAATGGATTTAAGACCGACTTTAAGCCAAAAGGTAAGATGATCATCTTTAAAAACCATGATGTGCCAGGCGTTATTGCTCAGATTAGTAAAATTTTAGCTGATGAAAAGATTAATATCGCAGACTTCCGCCTTGGTAGAGATGATCACAATATGGCACTTGCTGTCATCTTGGTTGATGAACATATAAAAGCAGAAACGTTAGAGAGGCTAAACGCACTTGAAGCTTGCGTTTGGGCTCAATACGCAGTTATATAA
- the efp gene encoding elongation factor P, with amino-acid sequence MASYSMGDLKKGLKIEIDGVPYKIVEYQHVKPGKGAAFVRAKIKSFIDGKVLEKTFHAGDKCEQPHLEEKEMQYLYDDGEYCQFMDTVTYEQVAISDEDVGDVKKWMIDGMMVEILFHNGNAIGVEVPQVVELKIVETPPNFKGDTQGGKKPATLESGAVVQIPFHVLEGEVIRVDTVRGEYIERANK; translated from the coding sequence ATGGCTTCATATTCAATGGGCGATCTAAAAAAAGGGCTAAAGATCGAGATCGATGGCGTTCCTTATAAAATCGTAGAATATCAACACGTTAAACCGGGCAAAGGTGCAGCTTTTGTTCGTGCGAAAATCAAATCTTTTATCGACGGAAAAGTGCTTGAAAAGACTTTTCACGCAGGTGATAAATGCGAGCAACCACATCTTGAAGAAAAAGAGATGCAGTATCTTTATGACGATGGTGAATATTGTCAGTTTATGGATACGGTTACTTATGAGCAAGTTGCTATTAGCGATGAGGATGTGGGTGATGTAAAAAAATGGATGATCGATGGCATGATGGTTGAAATTTTATTTCACAATGGCAATGCGATCGGCGTTGAAGTGCCACAAGTAGTTGAGCTAAAGATAGTTGAGACTCCACCAAATTTCAAGGGTGATACGCAAGGTGGTAAAAAGCCAGCTACTCTTGAGAGTGGTGCGGTAGTTCAGATACCATTTCACGTACTTGAGGGTGAGGTTATCCGTGTGGATACTGTTCGCGGCGAGTATATCGAGCGTGCAAATAAATAA
- a CDS encoding SelT/SelW/SelH family (seleno)protein, protein MQVKIIYCNSUNYRPVASRVEDEIKANFSDARVEKVVGDGGNFIVEVDGNVIFSKKDRIGNDEARFPHGEEITTLINKYLKEKSA, encoded by the coding sequence ATGCAAGTAAAAATTATTTACTGCAACTCTTGAAACTATCGTCCGGTAGCTTCTCGTGTAGAAGATGAAATAAAAGCGAACTTTAGTGATGCAAGAGTCGAAAAGGTTGTAGGTGATGGTGGAAATTTCATCGTCGAGGTTGATGGAAATGTTATATTTTCTAAGAAAGATCGCATCGGAAATGATGAAGCGAGATTTCCTCACGGTGAAGAGATCACAACTCTTATAAACAAATATCTCAAAGAAAAGTCGGCTTAA
- a CDS encoding DJ-1 family glyoxalase III — translation MKKVAVILADGFEEIEALTSVDVLRRAGAIASIVGLNDVNIKGCHNISVKADVTLREMKELDYDAIVLPGGLPGASNLANDTRLKAILQNFDKSNKLICAICAAPMVLESAGVLKDHFVCYPGFEENVRSDKRGYDNGKSVLRDQNIITAKGPAFSMEFALFIVKNLLGDEAYLKVKNDLLYK, via the coding sequence ATGAAAAAAGTTGCTGTGATTTTAGCTGATGGATTTGAGGAGATAGAAGCACTAACTTCTGTTGATGTTTTACGTAGAGCTGGAGCGATAGCTTCTATTGTTGGGCTAAATGACGTAAACATCAAAGGATGTCACAATATAAGTGTAAAGGCTGATGTGACACTTCGCGAGATGAAAGAGCTAGACTACGATGCGATCGTCCTTCCTGGCGGACTTCCAGGAGCTAGCAATCTAGCAAATGATACAAGACTCAAAGCAATCTTGCAAAATTTTGATAAAAGCAATAAGCTTATTTGTGCTATTTGTGCTGCTCCTATGGTACTTGAGAGTGCTGGTGTACTAAAAGATCATTTTGTTTGTTATCCAGGATTTGAAGAAAATGTAAGAAGTGATAAAAGGGGCTATGATAACGGCAAGAGTGTATTGAGGGATCAAAATATTATTACAGCAAAAGGTCCTGCTTTTTCAATGGAATTTGCACTTTTTATAGTTAAAAATTTACTTGGTGATGAAGCATATCTTAAAGTAAAGAATGATTTACTTTATAAATAG
- a CDS encoding RNA recognition motif domain-containing protein, whose amino-acid sequence MNIYVGNLSYRTTEAELKEAFAQFGEVRRAKIVKDRETDRSKGFGFVEMDDANEGQKAIDALNEKELGGRTLRVNEARPRD is encoded by the coding sequence GTGAATATTTATGTAGGAAATTTGTCGTATAGGACGACAGAGGCAGAATTAAAGGAAGCCTTTGCACAATTTGGTGAAGTAAGGCGAGCAAAAATAGTAAAAGATAGAGAAACTGATCGCTCAAAAGGCTTTGGCTTTGTTGAAATGGACGATGCAAACGAGGGACAAAAAGCCATAGACGCACTAAATGAAAAAGAACTAGGCGGACGTACTTTAAGGGTAAATGAGGCTAGACCAAGGGATTAA
- a CDS encoding glutamate--tRNA ligase family protein: protein MRLDQGINDYLPPNGGIASRIAPTPSGFLHAGNAYNFILTYLLTRSVSGVLHLRIDDYDLGRYRQEFVQNIFDVLEFLGLEYDKGPISVSDFERNFSFKVRAKRYEDVLEKLDEIYICECSRTTKNAYENGIYTKICKNKNLKFIKDKTAIRLSVNEGDPIGKLVAEQMGDFVIYKKDFTPAYNFASVIDDEDMGINLVVRGEDLKACTLAQRYLAKRLNFSFYDANFIHHKLLLKDGKKLSKSSKSPPINLKDSPQIYYKILANDLGLDIKSTDKISNLLYEFKLKNIAKKFLQSMS, encoded by the coding sequence ATGAGGCTAGACCAAGGGATTAATGACTATTTGCCACCAAATGGTGGCATAGCATCCCGCATAGCTCCTACTCCTAGTGGTTTTTTGCATGCTGGCAATGCTTATAACTTCATCCTAACTTATCTCTTGACACGTTCGGTAAGTGGCGTTTTGCACTTACGCATCGATGACTATGACCTTGGTAGATACCGGCAAGAATTTGTTCAAAATATCTTTGATGTTTTAGAATTTTTGGGGCTTGAATACGATAAAGGTCCAATTAGTGTAAGTGACTTTGAACGTAATTTTAGCTTCAAAGTAAGAGCTAAAAGATACGAAGATGTACTTGAAAAACTGGATGAAATTTATATCTGCGAATGTTCTAGAACTACAAAGAATGCCTATGAAAATGGCATTTACACTAAAATTTGTAAAAATAAAAACCTAAAATTTATAAAAGACAAGACCGCTATTAGACTAAGCGTAAATGAGGGTGATCCTATTGGTAAGCTTGTGGCAGAGCAAATGGGCGATTTTGTGATTTACAAAAAAGATTTTACCCCTGCTTACAACTTTGCAAGCGTGATAGATGATGAAGATATGGGTATAAATTTGGTTGTTAGAGGCGAGGATCTAAAGGCTTGCACGCTAGCTCAAAGATACCTTGCAAAAAGGCTAAATTTTAGCTTTTATGATGCTAATTTTATTCATCATAAGCTACTTTTAAAAGATGGCAAAAAGCTCTCAAAAAGCTCGAAATCACCACCAATTAATCTAAAAGATAGCCCGCAAATTTATTACAAAATTTTAGCAAATGATCTTGGGCTGGACATCAAATCAACAGATAAAATTTCAAATCTACTTTACGAGTTTAAGCTAAAAAATATAGCCAAAAAATTTTTGCAAAGCATGAGCTAA
- the sppA gene encoding signal peptide peptidase SppA, translating to MQILRLIFKGILGIFKFINNYFKALIFLLILFFVFAPDGKMKEPNLARIDITGTIMDTSEILDALEKARLDNNIKGVLLYIDSPGGALSPSVELAMTVKRLKESKKVLAYAAGNMASGSYYAGVNADTIVANPGAFIGSIGVIMQGANIENLAKNLGVSEQVVKAGEFKEAGTFMRSWSKQERESLQGLVNDAYMLFVSDVAEARNLDIKKKDEWANARVFLAHNALKMGLIDSLGSYIDAQNELAKMSLVDEPVWQEKPQIEKIMEKFTKQGINSLFSAFFETKLK from the coding sequence TTGCAAATTTTAAGGCTTATTTTTAAAGGGATTTTGGGAATTTTTAAATTTATCAATAACTACTTTAAGGCACTCATATTTTTACTGATCTTATTTTTCGTATTTGCGCCAGATGGCAAGATGAAAGAGCCAAATTTAGCCCGCATCGACATCACAGGCACGATAATGGACACAAGCGAAATTTTAGATGCGCTCGAAAAAGCAAGGCTGGATAACAACATCAAAGGCGTGCTGCTCTACATCGACAGCCCAGGCGGTGCGCTAAGCCCGAGCGTGGAGCTAGCTATGACAGTCAAGCGACTAAAAGAGAGCAAAAAAGTACTCGCATACGCAGCTGGCAACATGGCGAGTGGCAGCTACTACGCTGGCGTAAATGCCGACACTATCGTAGCAAACCCGGGCGCTTTCATCGGCTCGATCGGCGTCATCATGCAAGGGGCAAACATCGAAAATTTAGCCAAAAACTTAGGCGTGAGCGAGCAGGTGGTGAAGGCTGGCGAGTTTAAAGAGGCTGGCACCTTTATGAGGAGCTGGAGCAAGCAAGAGCGTGAGAGCTTACAAGGGCTCGTAAATGATGCTTACATGCTATTTGTAAGTGACGTGGCAGAGGCTAGAAATTTAGATATCAAGAAAAAAGATGAGTGGGCAAACGCAAGGGTCTTTTTAGCGCACAATGCCCTAAAAATGGGGCTAATTGATAGCCTTGGCAGCTACATAGACGCTCAAAACGAGCTAGCTAAAATGAGCCTCGTAGATGAGCCAGTCTGGCAAGAAAAACCGCAGATAGAAAAGATAATGGAGAAATTTACAAAGCAAGGCATAAACTCGCTTTTTAGTGCATTTTTTGAGACAAAGCTTAAATAA
- the mqnF gene encoding aminofutalosine deaminase family hydrolase: protein MEILKAKKIITGGENPKILRNSCVVIDNDKILEILNEKAAVEKFKEAKICDFGNSVIAPAFINSHVHLEFSSNVSTLKYGYFIKWLGSIVDKGGELAKMDAKKAMSGAINSLLKSGVCTIGEISSFGSELEILAASPLKVILFSEILGSSEQMTHQNLQNFLAKFEKVKGYKSKNFTPAISLHSPYSVHPKLAKAALEIAKKDDLLVSTHFLESNAEKQWLEHGSGGFKKHLLRFSQDPKPMYDANGYFAMFREINTLFTHCVYVSDFAKFKPHHSVTHCAVSNRLLGKKALNLKEIFKNDVSLNIGTDGLSSNISLNFWHELRAALFTHASLDLNELATKLFVAATHGGAKALRTNNGEIKAGREADIAIYSDLECDDSELILQLILHTNEAKKLYIGGKICKF from the coding sequence GTGGAAATTTTAAAAGCAAAAAAGATCATCACTGGCGGAGAAAATCCAAAAATCTTAAGAAATTCTTGTGTTGTCATTGATAATGATAAAATTTTAGAAATTTTAAACGAAAAAGCAGCGGTTGAGAAATTTAAAGAGGCAAAAATTTGTGACTTTGGCAACAGCGTGATCGCCCCAGCCTTTATAAACTCGCACGTTCATTTGGAATTTAGCTCAAACGTTAGCACACTAAAATATGGCTACTTTATAAAATGGCTTGGCTCTATCGTCGATAAAGGCGGCGAGCTAGCTAAAATGGACGCTAAAAAAGCGATGAGTGGGGCTATAAATTCGCTGCTAAAAAGTGGAGTTTGCACCATTGGCGAGATCTCTAGCTTTGGCTCTGAGCTTGAAATTTTAGCCGCTAGTCCGCTAAAAGTCATACTTTTTAGTGAAATTTTGGGCTCAAGCGAGCAGATGACTCATCAAAATTTGCAAAATTTCTTAGCTAAATTTGAGAAAGTAAAAGGCTATAAAAGTAAAAATTTTACCCCGGCTATCTCGCTGCACTCGCCCTACTCTGTGCATCCAAAGCTCGCCAAAGCTGCCCTTGAGATAGCTAAAAAAGACGATCTTCTTGTTAGCACGCACTTTTTAGAGAGCAATGCTGAAAAGCAGTGGCTAGAGCACGGCAGCGGTGGCTTTAAAAAGCATCTTTTAAGATTTAGCCAAGATCCAAAGCCGATGTATGACGCAAATGGCTACTTTGCGATGTTTCGTGAGATAAATACTCTATTTACACACTGCGTTTATGTGAGCGATTTTGCTAAATTTAAGCCCCATCACAGCGTGACACACTGCGCCGTTTCAAACAGACTGCTTGGCAAAAAGGCGCTAAATTTAAAAGAAATTTTTAAAAATGATGTCAGCTTAAATATCGGCACAGACGGCCTTAGCTCAAATATAAGCCTAAATTTTTGGCATGAACTAAGAGCTGCCCTTTTTACCCACGCGAGCCTTGATCTAAATGAGCTTGCCACCAAGCTTTTTGTCGCTGCAACGCATGGTGGAGCAAAGGCACTTAGGACAAATAACGGCGAGATAAAGGCGGGACGCGAAGCTGATATCGCAATCTATAGCGACCTAGAGTGCGATGATAGCGAGCTAATACTTCAGCTCATACTTCACACAAACGAGGCTAAAAAACTATATATCGGAGGCAAAATTTGCAAATTTTAA
- the aroQ gene encoding type II 3-dehydroquinate dehydratase — MDKKLKIMVIQGPNINMLGAREPGIYGVMKMEDIHSQMKIVADQNDVEIEFFQSNLEGELVDKIQECLGDADGIIINPAAYTHTSIAIRDALSAVALPVIEVHISNVYRREEFRHKSLIAPVAAGQIVGFGPVGYHLAMIGMLQIFEQIKAVRANQKAQ, encoded by the coding sequence ATGGACAAGAAGCTAAAAATAATGGTTATCCAAGGGCCAAATATCAATATGCTTGGCGCTAGAGAGCCAGGAATTTACGGCGTTATGAAGATGGAGGACATCCACTCTCAAATGAAGATCGTTGCCGATCAAAATGACGTTGAGATCGAGTTTTTTCAAAGCAACCTTGAAGGCGAGCTAGTCGATAAGATCCAAGAGTGCTTGGGCGATGCTGATGGCATCATCATAAACCCTGCTGCTTACACTCACACATCTATTGCTATCCGTGACGCGCTAAGTGCGGTTGCGCTACCAGTTATCGAGGTGCATATCAGCAACGTTTATAGAAGAGAAGAGTTCCGCCACAAAAGCCTTATCGCACCAGTTGCAGCAGGCCAGATCGTGGGCTTTGGACCAGTTGGTTATCATTTAGCAATGATAGGCATGCTTCAAATTTTTGAGCAAATCAAAGCAGTAAGAGCAAATCAAAAAGCACAATGA
- a CDS encoding M24 family metallopeptidase, with translation MNFILKDENAVFYECGYSCDNEFLLCLDGVKYFFTDARYYFEAKSCVNSGVVVLLAQRNLISEVRAFLRKMKPSSLAFNPEELSLSEFNALSKGFKINFKPKANFSRLKRICKSEDEIKILKKASEFGAKCFDEFAKFVRENGEGMSEKELHFNASLIFRQKNELGLSFDPIVAINENAAKAHALPGDKILKKGDLLLLDAGVKFKRYCSDRTRTACFDENFNFSKEQKFKNAKMQEIYEIVKEAQAATIKVARAGIRACEIDLAARNVIAKAGYEKAFFHSTGHGVGVDIHELPVISARSETLIKDGMVFSVEPGIYLENEFGVRIEDVVVAREGGCEIL, from the coding sequence ATGAATTTCATCTTAAAGGACGAAAACGCCGTATTTTACGAGTGTGGCTACAGCTGCGACAATGAGTTTTTGCTATGCCTTGATGGCGTAAAATACTTTTTTACGGATGCGAGGTATTATTTTGAGGCAAAAAGCTGCGTAAATTCAGGCGTGGTCGTTCTTTTAGCGCAGAGAAATTTAATAAGCGAGGTCAGGGCATTTTTAAGAAAGATGAAGCCAAGTAGCCTTGCTTTTAACCCTGAAGAGCTAAGTTTAAGCGAGTTTAACGCGCTTAGCAAAGGTTTTAAGATAAATTTCAAGCCAAAGGCAAATTTTTCTAGGCTAAAGAGAATTTGCAAGAGCGAAGATGAGATAAAAATTTTAAAAAAGGCTAGCGAATTTGGAGCAAAATGCTTTGATGAATTTGCTAAATTTGTGCGTGAAAATGGCGAGGGAATGAGCGAAAAAGAGCTTCATTTTAACGCCTCACTCATCTTTAGGCAAAAAAACGAGCTAGGTCTTAGCTTTGATCCGATCGTGGCGATAAATGAAAACGCCGCAAAGGCGCATGCGCTGCCTGGGGATAAAATTTTAAAAAAGGGCGATTTGCTGCTACTTGACGCTGGGGTTAAATTTAAGCGTTACTGCTCTGATCGCACCAGAACTGCTTGCTTTGATGAAAATTTTAATTTCTCAAAGGAGCAAAAATTTAAAAACGCCAAAATGCAAGAAATTTACGAGATCGTAAAAGAGGCTCAGGCTGCTACGATAAAGGTCGCTAGAGCTGGCATTAGGGCATGTGAGATAGATCTTGCGGCAAGAAATGTCATAGCAAAGGCTGGATATGAAAAGGCCTTTTTTCACTCGACAGGACACGGCGTTGGAGTCGATATACACGAGCTTCCAGTCATCTCAGCAAGGAGTGAAACGCTCATAAAAGATGGCATGGTCTTTAGCGTGGAGCCTGGAATTTATCTAGAAAATGAATTTGGCGTACGCATAGAAGACGTGGTGGTCGCAAGAGAAGGCGGGTGCGAGATTTTATGA
- the folK gene encoding 2-amino-4-hydroxy-6-hydroxymethyldihydropteridine diphosphokinase — translation MKLAGARKIVKSRFCPSFFHKRDEFKYEALVGMGGNIGDSAKRFDRFIRAITSDNRFHVVEVSSILINAAFGYEAQDDFSNAVINLQTSLGPRNLLKILRHYESKFKRVRTFKNAPRTLDLDILYFSKKVYKTPRLIVPHPGADKRLSVIVPLGLMRG, via the coding sequence ATGAAGCTAGCTGGAGCAAGAAAGATCGTAAAAAGCCGTTTTTGCCCTAGTTTTTTTCATAAAAGAGATGAGTTTAAGTATGAGGCGCTAGTTGGCATGGGTGGCAACATTGGCGACAGCGCAAAGAGGTTTGATAGATTTATAAGAGCGATTACAAGTGATAACAGGTTTCATGTAGTTGAAGTCTCGTCGATCCTTATAAATGCGGCGTTTGGCTACGAAGCACAGGATGATTTTAGTAACGCTGTTATAAATTTACAAACATCTCTGGGGCCTAGAAATTTACTAAAAATTTTAAGACACTATGAGAGTAAATTTAAGCGCGTGAGGACATTTAAAAATGCGCCACGCACGCTTGATCTAGATATTTTGTATTTTAGTAAAAAAGTCTATAAGACGCCGCGCCTTATCGTGCCACATCCTGGGGCTGATAAGAGGCTTAGCGTGATCGTGCCACTAGGGCTTATGAGAGGTTAA
- the flhF gene encoding flagellar biosynthesis protein FlhF — MATKFHTFTGESTIEALKKAQEACGEKAILVTTKQIQAKTINKKPLYEILVSVEEDDVKQPPKPNAKAINYENAYSKFNKNYEPAKPKFEIKEEPAKFEAKTASPEPYDPNESVLLNISAAAKEISTIANVNIDDVKDKESSIPSGMNKKIDDVAKQVSALSEKIGLITDMIWDEKAPNRNNLSIPPEFASIYKLAKQSGMKEEHLEAIMQTTLENLPVSMKSNPTAVKRYFYSLLRNMLPCRKEPSDKKQRIMMLVGPTGVGKTTTLAKLAARFAYGNEKRYKTGIITLDTYRIGAVEQLFQYAKMMKLPILDVIEIDDFQNAIKQLNYCDVILIDTTGNSQYDKEKLERLDKFLKHSGAKIDVNLVLSAGSKVEDLIEIYNGFSFLDIDTLIITKFDETKIFGNVFSLIYETNTPVSYFSVGQEVPDDLVEAKSEFLVECVFDGFTKQKASDE, encoded by the coding sequence ATGGCTACAAAATTTCATACTTTTACAGGTGAGAGCACCATTGAAGCTTTAAAAAAAGCTCAAGAGGCGTGCGGCGAGAAGGCCATACTTGTTACAACAAAGCAAATTCAAGCCAAAACGATAAATAAAAAGCCGCTTTATGAAATTTTAGTAAGCGTTGAAGAAGACGACGTTAAACAGCCTCCAAAGCCAAATGCAAAAGCCATAAACTACGAAAATGCCTATTCTAAATTTAATAAAAACTATGAACCTGCTAAGCCAAAATTTGAGATAAAAGAAGAGCCGGCTAAATTTGAGGCAAAGACAGCATCGCCCGAGCCTTACGATCCAAACGAGAGCGTGCTTTTAAATATCTCAGCTGCTGCAAAAGAGATAAGTACAATCGCAAATGTAAACATCGATGATGTCAAAGATAAAGAGTCAAGCATACCAAGCGGCATGAATAAAAAAATAGACGATGTGGCAAAGCAAGTAAGTGCGCTAAGCGAGAAAATAGGGCTGATAACTGACATGATCTGGGACGAGAAAGCACCAAATCGCAATAATCTTTCGATCCCGCCGGAGTTTGCTAGCATCTATAAACTCGCAAAACAAAGCGGCATGAAAGAGGAGCATCTAGAGGCTATCATGCAAACGACGCTTGAAAATTTACCAGTTTCGATGAAGAGCAATCCAACTGCTGTAAAGAGATATTTCTACTCACTCTTACGCAATATGCTACCTTGTAGAAAAGAGCCAAGCGATAAAAAACAACGTATCATGATGCTAGTTGGTCCAACCGGAGTTGGTAAGACGACGACTCTTGCAAAGCTAGCTGCTCGTTTTGCTTACGGTAATGAAAAACGCTATAAAACGGGTATCATCACGCTTGATACATACCGTATCGGAGCGGTTGAACAGCTATTTCAGTATGCAAAGATGATGAAGCTACCTATACTTGATGTTATCGAGATAGATGACTTTCAAAATGCTATCAAACAGCTTAATTATTGTGATGTGATACTTATTGATACGACTGGAAATTCGCAGTATGACAAAGAAAAGCTTGAAAGGCTTGATAAATTTTTAAAGCATAGCGGCGCAAAGATTGATGTAAATTTGGTCCTTTCGGCTGGCTCAAAGGTTGAGGATCTGATAGAAATTTATAATGGGTTTTCATTTTTGGATATTGACACGCTGATAATCACCAAATTTGATGAGACAAAAATTTTTGGCAATGTCTTTTCGCTGATATATGAGACAAACACGCCAGTTAGCTACTTTAGCGTGGGTCAAGAGGTGCCTGATGATCTTGTGGAGGCAAAGAGTGAATTTTTAGTAGAGTGCGTGTTTGACGGCTTTACAAAGCAAAAGGCTAGCGATGAATAA
- a CDS encoding P-loop NTPase produces the protein MNNQAQKLQSLVQSQSKSKNTHFIAITSGKGGVGKSTISANLANVLSKNGYKVGLFDADIGLANLDVILNVKMGKNLLHVLKGECSLKDILIPINKNLILIPGESGDEILKFNNQFLFERFLDEASELDELDFLIIDTGAGIGGSTQLFLEAADEVVVVTVPDPAAITDAYAVIKIVSRFKNSELLLLNMVKNEAEATRIYENIKRVANANIGSSLNLELIGFVASDKNVSRSIKQRTLFTDDAAYAEPSTQIKQIASNLLYRLERKVLNDEQSRSFGGFFKRLIEQF, from the coding sequence ATGAATAATCAAGCGCAAAAATTACAAAGTTTAGTCCAGTCTCAAAGCAAGAGCAAAAATACGCATTTTATTGCGATAACTAGCGGTAAGGGTGGTGTTGGTAAGAGTACGATAAGCGCAAATTTAGCAAATGTTTTATCAAAAAATGGCTACAAAGTAGGGCTGTTTGACGCTGATATCGGCCTTGCAAACCTTGATGTCATCCTAAATGTAAAAATGGGTAAAAATTTACTTCACGTGCTAAAAGGCGAGTGCAGCCTAAAAGATATTTTGATACCTATAAATAAAAATTTGATACTCATTCCTGGCGAAAGCGGCGATGAAATTTTGAAATTTAACAACCAATTTTTATTTGAGAGGTTTTTGGATGAGGCGAGCGAGCTTGATGAGCTTGATTTTTTGATCATTGACACCGGAGCTGGCATAGGCGGTAGCACACAGCTGTTTTTAGAAGCGGCTGATGAGGTCGTGGTGGTAACTGTGCCTGATCCTGCAGCGATAACCGATGCATACGCCGTCATAAAGATCGTCTCAAGGTTTAAAAATAGTGAGCTTTTGCTTTTAAATATGGTAAAAAATGAAGCAGAAGCGACTAGAATTTATGAAAATATCAAACGTGTTGCTAATGCAAATATCGGGTCTAGCTTAAATTTAGAGCTTATAGGATTTGTGGCTTCTGATAAGAATGTTTCAAGAAGTATAAAACAACGAACGCTTTTTACAGACGATGCTGCTTATGCTGAGCCTAGTACTCAGATAAAACAGATAGCTTCGAATTTACTTTATAGGTTGGAACGAAAAGTGCTTAACGATGAGCAAAGCAGGAGCTTTGGGGGCTTCTTTAAGCGTTTGATAGAACAATTTTAA